The window GCCGCCCGGCCACCAGCACGCCGAAGCGCCCGCACACCCGCTCGGTCTCGGCCAGCAGGTGCGAGTTGAGGAGCAGCGTGGCGCCGCGGGCCAGGGCGCGCGCCAGCAGCCCGCGCACCTCCACCCGGCCCATGGGGTCGAGCCCGTCGGTGGGCTCGTCGAGCACCAGCAGCTCCGGGTCGCCCAGCAGGGCGGTGGCCAGCCCGACCCGCTGGCGCATCCCCTTGGAGAAGCCGCCCACCGCCCGGGTGGCCTCGGCGGCGATGCCCACCGCCTCCAGGTGGCCGAGCAGCTGCGCCCGCCCCAGGCCGAGCCGCTTGAAGCGGGCCACCGAGCCGAGCACCTCCAGCGGCGTCCAGGCCCGCGCCAGCTCCAGCCGCTCCGGCAGGTAGCCCACCCGGGCGCGCACCCGCGGGTCCTGCGGGTCGCCGCCCAAGAGCCGGATGCGCCCGGCGCTGGGGTGGACCACCCCCAGCAGCGCCTTCACGAAGGTGGTCTTGCCGGCCCCGTTGGGGCCGATGAGGCCGAAGGCCGCGCCGGCCGGCACCTGCAGGTCCACCCCGCCCAGCGCCAGCGGCCCGGGGCGGCCGAAGCGCCCCGGGTACCGCTTGGTGAGCCCCTCCGCCTCGATGGCCAGCACGCCCCCATCTTACGCCAGGACGGGCCGGGCATTTCGCGGAGGGGGGAGGCGGCCGCTCAGCCCGGCCGGCGCTGCGCCGCCAGCAGCTCGGCGGTGCGCCGCCGCTCGGCGCGGGCCATGAGCACGCTGGCCACCGTCACCCCCACCGTGACCAGCAGGATGATGATGGTGGCGGCGGCGTTGATGTCGGGGCGCTGGCCCAGGCGGGCGCGCGAGAAGATCACCAGCGGCAGGGTGGTGGCGCCCGGCCCCGAGAGGAAGGCCGAGAGCACCACGTCGTCGAGCGAGAGCGTGAAGGTGAGCAGCCAGGCCGAGACCAGCGCCTGGGCCATGAGCGGCAGGGTCACCAGCAGGAAGACCTGGATGGGCCGCGCCCCCAGGTCGGCGGCGGCCTCCTCCAGCGCCGGGTTCATGCCCTGCAGGCGCGCCTGGATCACCACCGTGGCGTAGGCCAGCCCCAGCAGGACGTGGCCCAGCCAGATGGTGAGCAGGCCACGCTCCGGGAACCCGAGCCAGCGCTGCACCGACACCAGCATGAGCAGGAGCGACAGCCCCAGGATCACCTCGGGCATCACCAGCGGCGCCGTCACCATGCCCGAGAGCAGGGTGCGGCCGGTGAAGCGCCGGTAGCGCACCAGCGCCACCGCGGCCAGGGTGCCCAGCAGCACCGAGGCGCAGGCGGTGTAGGCGGCGATCTCCACCGAGAGCCAGAAGGCCCCCAGCAGCTCCTCGTCCCCCGCCAGCTGCCGGTACCAGCGCAGCGAGGCGCCGCCCCACACCGAGGTCAGGCGGGAGTCGTTGAAGGAGTAGACCACCAGCGCGGCCAAGGGCAGGTAGAGGAAGAGGAAGCCGGCCGCCAGCCAGCCCCGGCCGAAGCCGCGCAGGACGCCCGCGCCCAGGAGCGGCGGCCGCCTCACCGCCGCACCTCGCGGGCCTC is drawn from Anaeromyxobacter sp. and contains these coding sequences:
- a CDS encoding ABC transporter ATP-binding protein, with the translated sequence MLAIEAEGLTKRYPGRFGRPGPLALGGVDLQVPAGAAFGLIGPNGAGKTTFVKALLGVVHPSAGRIRLLGGDPQDPRVRARVGYLPERLELARAWTPLEVLGSVARFKRLGLGRAQLLGHLEAVGIAAEATRAVGGFSKGMRQRVGLATALLGDPELLVLDEPTDGLDPMGRVEVRGLLARALARGATLLLNSHLLAETERVCGRFGVLVAGRLVRQGPLEALAASGAAWRVRFSAGAPPAALAGAGFLPGEGAALRFLGDVAALNAALDAARAAGALLVEVAAEGQDLEAALAAAVSGRP
- a CDS encoding ABC transporter permease subunit, with amino-acid sequence MGAGVLRGFGRGWLAAGFLFLYLPLAALVVYSFNDSRLTSVWGGASLRWYRQLAGDEELLGAFWLSVEIAAYTACASVLLGTLAAVALVRYRRFTGRTLLSGMVTAPLVMPEVILGLSLLLMLVSVQRWLGFPERGLLTIWLGHVLLGLAYATVVIQARLQGMNPALEEAAADLGARPIQVFLLVTLPLMAQALVSAWLLTFTLSLDDVVLSAFLSGPGATTLPLVIFSRARLGQRPDINAAATIIILLVTVGVTVASVLMARAERRRTAELLAAQRRPG